One region of Bradyrhizobium betae genomic DNA includes:
- the qatD gene encoding Qat anti-phage system TatD family nuclease QatD: MIDLHAHLDLYPDPVATTKECIERDLFVLSVTTTPSAWSGTAALAKDAARIRTAIGLHPQIAQERRGELGLFEELLPRSRYVGEIGLDGGPELKATWETQRHVFDEILRMCGAVGGRIMTIHSRRAAGPVLDALASRSDAGVAVLHWFSGTRRELKRAVDQGCWFSVGPAMLAGERGRGLVAEMPRDRILTETDGPFAQVEGRSLFPWDVAKAEPILADLWAVDEGEVRGQLLANLKRLTTRIAPERGSAPGRGSSGVGCAS, translated from the coding sequence GTGATCGACCTTCATGCCCATCTAGATCTTTATCCGGATCCGGTCGCGACAACGAAGGAGTGCATCGAGCGCGACCTTTTCGTCCTGTCGGTGACGACGACGCCCTCGGCCTGGTCGGGAACAGCCGCCTTGGCGAAGGATGCGGCGCGCATCCGTACCGCGATCGGATTGCATCCTCAGATCGCGCAGGAACGCCGGGGCGAACTCGGGCTCTTCGAGGAGTTGCTCCCGCGATCACGGTATGTCGGCGAGATCGGTCTGGATGGCGGCCCAGAACTGAAGGCGACCTGGGAAACGCAGCGCCACGTCTTTGACGAAATCCTTCGGATGTGCGGGGCGGTCGGAGGCCGCATCATGACGATACACAGCAGGCGGGCCGCCGGGCCCGTTCTCGATGCGCTCGCGTCGCGGTCCGATGCAGGCGTCGCCGTTCTGCATTGGTTTTCCGGGACGCGCCGCGAGCTCAAACGCGCGGTCGATCAGGGTTGCTGGTTCAGCGTCGGCCCGGCGATGCTCGCCGGCGAGAGAGGACGCGGCCTGGTTGCCGAAATGCCCCGCGACAGGATACTGACCGAGACGGACGGTCCCTTCGCACAGGTCGAGGGGCGCTCCCTGTTTCCTTGGGACGTCGCCAAGGCCGAGCCGATTCTCGCCGATCTATGGGCCGTGGACGAAGGCGAGGTCCGGGGCCAATTGCTTGCGAACCTCAAGCGACTCACGACGCGGATCGCTCCGGAGCGCGGCAGCGCCCCCGGGCGGGGCTCTTCGGGCGTTGGCTGCGCCAGCTAA
- a CDS encoding carbohydrate porin yields MRVVHHRAPSPALAASSVRGRLRLGGVLNGYAQPRVLQGRCETFRGECTPGQFSDRIGGVQARFKLLPSGRRRIESGMKRRTLDAMKKVIIGMILAAVPAAKGLSAELGEVRPGQAVDWSGPFVGGHFAYGVGSSQYAFGAPGLAPSSGSIDLTNSLNAFKGTGSYALGLGAGYNYVLPSHVLLGIEGDLTFPNTISGTTSVVGAQGPAALKETVLTSGTLRARLGYASRSWLFYATGGFAWSYDQATLDPLDGTPGDKIGFTRLGSAWGAGAEVALSANWSARFEYLYTDFGTKEKAFGGTQHLSSDLAVQTARLGLNYRFGQNGQKVLEDGLTPFETDQFSIHGQTTYLQQYAPPFRSPYTGTNSLIPNQTRQTWDVTLYAGFRPWAGGEFWVNPEIDQGFGLSSTLGVAGFPSGEAYKVGSAAPYARIPRAFFRQTFDLGGDTKKVDADINQFAGTQSADRLVLTVGKFAVTDVFDTNKYAHDPRKDFMNWSIVDTGTFDYAADAWGFTYGAAVEWYKGDWTFRGGLFDLSTVPNSTELDPTFSQFQWVGEIEHRHEIWGKPGKVAVTGFLTRGRMGRFDEAVALAQATGTAADTALVRRYQSRAGISVNLEQEVTKELGVFARAGVADGSKESYEFTDIDTTVAAGLSLAGSSWNRPNDTFGFAGVLNGISQARRTYLDAGGLGILVGDGRLPNAGPEKIIETYYSFPLWSWRATLDYQLVVNPAYNRDRGPASIFGVRVRSQF; encoded by the coding sequence ATGCGTGTCGTCCACCATCGCGCTCCATCACCTGCCCTCGCGGCGTCGAGCGTTCGAGGTCGCTTGCGACTGGGCGGGGTCCTAAACGGGTATGCACAACCGCGGGTGCTGCAGGGTCGCTGTGAAACATTTCGCGGCGAATGCACGCCTGGTCAATTCAGCGACAGGATTGGCGGCGTGCAGGCTAGATTCAAATTGTTGCCAAGCGGCCGCCGCCGTATCGAAAGCGGTATGAAGAGGCGGACGCTCGACGCGATGAAGAAGGTCATCATCGGCATGATCCTGGCGGCCGTTCCGGCCGCCAAGGGACTTTCAGCCGAACTCGGCGAAGTCCGGCCCGGCCAGGCCGTCGACTGGAGCGGCCCCTTCGTCGGCGGCCATTTCGCCTATGGCGTCGGGTCCTCGCAGTACGCTTTCGGCGCCCCGGGACTGGCTCCGTCGTCCGGATCGATCGACCTGACGAACTCCCTCAACGCGTTCAAAGGAACCGGCTCCTACGCTCTCGGACTGGGCGCCGGCTATAACTACGTGCTGCCGTCCCACGTGCTCCTCGGCATCGAAGGCGACCTCACCTTTCCCAATACGATCTCCGGGACAACTTCGGTCGTCGGCGCTCAAGGGCCGGCGGCCCTGAAGGAAACTGTCCTGACATCGGGAACGCTGAGGGCCCGCCTGGGATACGCGTCGAGGTCCTGGTTGTTCTACGCCACGGGCGGCTTCGCATGGAGCTACGACCAGGCGACGCTCGACCCGCTCGACGGCACCCCGGGAGACAAGATCGGGTTCACTCGGCTCGGCTCCGCTTGGGGCGCCGGCGCCGAAGTCGCCCTGTCGGCAAACTGGTCGGCGCGGTTCGAATATCTCTACACGGACTTCGGGACGAAAGAGAAAGCGTTCGGCGGCACGCAGCATCTGTCCTCGGATCTCGCGGTGCAGACCGCCCGCCTCGGCCTCAACTACCGCTTCGGTCAAAATGGGCAGAAGGTTCTCGAGGACGGCTTGACGCCCTTCGAAACCGACCAGTTCAGCATCCATGGGCAGACGACCTATCTGCAGCAGTACGCGCCACCGTTCCGCTCTCCCTACACCGGCACGAACAGCCTCATTCCGAACCAGACCCGACAGACCTGGGACGTGACGCTCTACGCCGGCTTCAGGCCTTGGGCCGGCGGAGAATTCTGGGTCAACCCGGAGATCGATCAGGGGTTCGGCCTGAGCTCGACCTTGGGTGTGGCCGGATTTCCGAGCGGCGAGGCCTACAAGGTCGGATCCGCTGCGCCCTACGCCCGCATTCCCCGCGCCTTCTTCCGTCAGACGTTCGACCTCGGCGGTGATACCAAGAAGGTCGATGCCGACATCAACCAGTTCGCCGGCACGCAGAGCGCCGACCGCTTGGTCCTGACGGTGGGAAAATTCGCTGTCACCGACGTCTTCGACACCAACAAATATGCCCACGACCCGCGCAAGGATTTCATGAACTGGTCGATCGTGGACACCGGCACGTTCGACTACGCCGCCGATGCTTGGGGCTTCACCTACGGCGCCGCCGTCGAGTGGTACAAGGGCGACTGGACATTCCGCGGCGGCTTGTTCGATCTGTCGACCGTTCCCAACAGCACCGAGCTGGATCCGACGTTCTCCCAATTCCAGTGGGTCGGCGAGATCGAACATCGCCATGAGATCTGGGGCAAGCCGGGCAAGGTCGCGGTTACGGGATTCCTGACACGCGGGCGCATGGGGCGCTTCGACGAGGCCGTGGCGCTCGCGCAGGCGACGGGCACAGCCGCGGACACCGCCCTGGTCCGGCGCTACCAAAGCCGGGCCGGCATCAGCGTCAACCTGGAGCAAGAGGTCACGAAGGAGCTCGGCGTCTTCGCTAGGGCCGGCGTCGCCGACGGATCCAAGGAGTCCTATGAATTCACCGACATCGATACGACGGTTGCCGCCGGCCTGTCGCTGGCGGGATCTTCCTGGAACAGACCTAACGACACGTTCGGATTCGCCGGCGTGTTGAACGGCATCTCGCAAGCGCGCCGCACTTACCTCGATGCGGGCGGTCTCGGCATTCTCGTCGGAGACGGACGCCTGCCGAACGCCGGCCCCGAGAAGATCATCGAAACCTACTACAGCTTCCCACTGTGGTCGTGGCGCGCAACGCTGGACTACCAGCTCGTCGTCAACCCGGCCTACAACCGCGACCGCGGTCCGGCGTCGATTTTCGGCGTGCGCGTCCGCTCGCAATTCTGA
- the flgB gene encoding flagellar basal body rod protein FlgB — MAINDISTLAALRTKMDWHQQRQRVLAQNVSNSDTPNFKPTDLVEPKIGAKGQATGQTFALALMRTNSSHQLPSGGGSSSETKPGGYQTRPAGNAVSLEEEMQKSAANQMDYAAATALYSRSLGLLKTALGKR; from the coding sequence GTGGCGATCAATGATATTTCCACTCTCGCTGCGCTTCGTACAAAAATGGATTGGCACCAGCAGCGCCAGCGGGTGCTGGCGCAGAATGTGTCAAACTCCGACACTCCCAACTTCAAGCCGACTGATCTGGTCGAACCGAAAATTGGCGCCAAGGGTCAGGCCACGGGTCAGACGTTTGCGCTGGCTCTGATGCGTACCAACTCGTCCCACCAACTTCCTTCGGGTGGTGGGAGTTCTTCTGAAACAAAGCCGGGTGGCTACCAGACACGTCCCGCGGGAAACGCTGTGAGCCTTGAGGAAGAGATGCAGAAGTCGGCCGCTAACCAAATGGACTACGCGGCCGCAACGGCCCTGTACAGCCGGAGTCTGGGTCTTCTCAAGACCGCGCTGGGCAAGCGCTGA
- the flgK gene encoding flagellar hook-associated protein FlgK, translating to MSLNSALASAMSGLRANQAALSIVSSNVANSQTPGYVAQTPNQIEVTTGDFGSTAMTTGVSRELDTYVLNQLRTETGGSGYADQMASILKQLQNVYGTPGNSGTLETALNNFTTSLQALSTSAGSSSAQNVVLGAAQALARQLNVTTKGIQSLRSNVEQDLGNSAQAANVAMKQIADINTKLQGLSANDPSAATLMDQRDQAINTLSKYVDLRVTTDGSNQANIYTTTGIQLVGAGLASQFTFASAGALSATSLYNIDPTKSGVGALNVKLPNGSMIDVVANNVVSSGQMAADLKLRDETLVQAQTQIDQLAATMSSALSDKTTAGSTVPGPPTGFDLDLSGAQPGNTVNITYTDTVTNTQRQVTLVNVTDPAALPLPNATNANPFQIGVNFSSGISVIAAALNTALPNTRLTFAAAPSPAPAMTLRVTDENTGLAKVNSASITKTITSLSSGNPQLPLFTDGGQALYTGAMMASGSQMTGLAGRIAVNTQLVTDPSKLSVYNTSPVTPAGDTTRSDYLYSQLTTAVYSYSSQTGLGSSSQPFTGSISSYLQQFLSVQGNAATQATQLQQGQNVVVSTLQAKFNSTSSVNLDSEMSNLIQLQNAYAANARIMSVIQEMMDVLIRAQ from the coding sequence ATGAGCCTAAATTCTGCCCTTGCCAGTGCGATGAGCGGTCTGCGTGCCAATCAGGCCGCGCTCTCGATCGTCTCATCGAACGTCGCGAACTCGCAGACGCCAGGCTACGTCGCCCAGACGCCGAACCAGATCGAGGTCACCACCGGCGACTTCGGCTCGACCGCGATGACGACCGGCGTCAGCCGGGAACTCGACACCTATGTGCTGAACCAGCTCCGCACCGAGACCGGCGGAAGCGGCTACGCCGACCAGATGGCGAGCATCCTAAAGCAGCTTCAGAATGTGTATGGCACGCCCGGCAACAGCGGCACGCTCGAAACCGCGCTGAACAACTTCACCACGTCGCTGCAGGCGCTGTCGACCAGCGCCGGCTCGTCGTCGGCGCAGAACGTCGTGCTCGGCGCGGCGCAGGCGCTGGCGCGGCAGCTCAACGTCACCACCAAGGGTATCCAGTCGCTGCGCTCCAATGTCGAGCAGGATCTCGGCAATTCGGCGCAGGCGGCGAACGTGGCGATGAAGCAGATCGCCGACATCAACACCAAGCTGCAGGGCCTGTCGGCTAACGATCCGTCCGCCGCGACACTTATGGATCAGCGCGATCAGGCCATCAACACGCTGTCGAAATATGTCGACCTCCGCGTCACCACCGACGGCTCGAACCAGGCCAACATCTACACAACGACGGGTATCCAACTGGTCGGTGCGGGTCTCGCCTCGCAATTCACGTTTGCATCTGCCGGTGCCCTCTCGGCGACCTCGCTCTACAACATCGATCCGACCAAGTCCGGCGTCGGCGCACTCAACGTCAAACTGCCGAACGGCTCGATGATCGACGTGGTCGCCAACAACGTGGTATCCTCAGGTCAGATGGCGGCCGATCTCAAGCTGCGCGACGAGACGTTGGTGCAGGCGCAGACCCAGATCGACCAGCTCGCCGCGACGATGTCGAGCGCGCTGTCCGACAAGACGACGGCCGGCAGCACCGTCCCCGGCCCGCCCACCGGGTTCGACCTCGACCTCTCCGGCGCGCAACCGGGCAACACGGTCAACATCACCTACACGGACACGGTCACCAACACCCAGCGCCAGGTCACCCTCGTCAACGTGACCGATCCTGCGGCGCTGCCGCTGCCGAACGCCACCAATGCCAACCCGTTCCAGATCGGCGTGAACTTCTCCAGCGGCATAAGTGTGATCGCGGCGGCGCTCAACACCGCACTGCCAAACACGCGTCTGACATTCGCCGCGGCCCCCTCGCCGGCGCCGGCGATGACGCTCCGGGTCACCGACGAAAACACCGGCCTTGCCAAAGTCAACTCGGCCTCGATCACCAAAACGATCACATCGCTGAGCTCGGGCAATCCGCAACTGCCGCTGTTCACCGACGGCGGGCAGGCTCTCTATACAGGTGCGATGATGGCCTCGGGCTCGCAGATGACCGGCCTTGCCGGCCGCATCGCCGTCAACACGCAACTGGTCACCGATCCGAGCAAGTTGTCGGTCTACAACACCTCGCCGGTGACGCCCGCAGGCGACACCACTCGCTCGGACTATCTCTACTCGCAGCTCACGACGGCGGTGTACTCCTACTCGTCGCAGACCGGTCTGGGCTCGTCGAGCCAGCCATTTACCGGCAGCATCTCGAGCTACCTCCAGCAGTTCCTGAGCGTCCAGGGCAACGCCGCGACGCAGGCGACCCAGCTTCAGCAGGGCCAGAACGTCGTCGTCTCGACGCTCCAGGCCAAGTTCAATTCGACCTCCAGCGTCAACCTGGACTCGGAGATGTCGAACCTGATCCAGCTTCAGAATGCCTATGCGGCAAATGCCCGAATCATGTCGGTCATTCAGGAAATGATGGACGTGCTCATTAGAGCTCAATGA
- a CDS encoding DUF2171 domain-containing protein encodes MRDTSQIKEHMDVISSDKKTVGKVDHLEGSDKIKLTKQSSPDGDHHHFIPVAWVDHVDQHVHLSKTGEEVTGHWQHEGRK; translated from the coding sequence ATGCGGGACACATCGCAGATCAAAGAGCACATGGACGTGATTTCGTCGGACAAGAAGACCGTAGGCAAGGTCGACCATCTGGAGGGTAGCGATAAGATAAAGCTCACCAAACAGAGCTCGCCCGACGGCGATCATCATCACTTCATCCCAGTCGCCTGGGTCGATCATGTCGACCAGCACGTGCACCTCTCCAAGACCGGCGAAGAAGTCACCGGCCACTGGCAGCACGAAGGTCGCAAGTAA
- a CDS encoding tetratricopeptide repeat protein has product MACSLLCLLGSPSFAQSAREFAREGFAAKDRKQFPLAIQLFSEAIKQGQFTPEQRGFILYGRGVSYDALGLRGLALGDFDAAIALLPDFPNSYVYRALAWTDRREFDKARDDLLQALRLNPTSALIHNNLGSVYERKGEVDRAIESYGEAIRLDPTAAQAFYNRAHAFIAKQDYRAAISDYDRAVDLQRDFADAYSNRGGMYLLLGDTDKAIGDFDEAIRLKGTDPIFWSNRASAYMTMGRYKDALADFDRAQTIDPGNAATYLGRGRARLYSDEIAGAIEDLRVAARLRPTNAFPAIWMHIARIHQGNPDREELERNAARVDRTQWPAQVLDFYLGKLDMDRVRQDAGGGVGAEGERRLCEADFFVGEFLSHGQQKADGRRMLRKVVDRCRPVDIIFAAAQAELRDDKEAR; this is encoded by the coding sequence GTGGCCTGCAGCCTGCTGTGCTTGCTGGGTTCACCGTCGTTCGCCCAGAGCGCCCGTGAGTTCGCGCGGGAAGGGTTCGCGGCAAAGGACAGGAAGCAGTTTCCGCTGGCCATCCAATTGTTCAGCGAAGCCATCAAGCAAGGGCAATTCACTCCCGAGCAACGCGGCTTCATCCTGTACGGGCGAGGGGTATCGTATGACGCGCTCGGACTGCGCGGTCTCGCCTTGGGCGATTTCGACGCCGCGATAGCGCTGTTGCCCGACTTTCCGAACTCCTACGTCTACCGCGCGCTGGCGTGGACCGATCGACGGGAATTCGACAAGGCACGCGACGATCTACTACAAGCTCTCCGGCTGAACCCGACCAGCGCGCTCATTCACAACAATCTCGGATCGGTCTACGAACGCAAGGGAGAGGTGGACCGGGCCATCGAAAGCTATGGGGAAGCCATTCGGCTGGATCCAACGGCGGCGCAAGCCTTCTACAACCGCGCCCATGCCTTCATCGCGAAGCAGGATTATCGGGCCGCGATATCGGACTACGACCGGGCGGTCGACCTGCAGCGTGACTTCGCGGACGCCTACAGCAACCGGGGCGGCATGTATCTCCTGCTGGGCGACACCGACAAGGCGATCGGAGATTTCGACGAGGCGATCCGTCTCAAGGGCACCGATCCGATCTTCTGGTCGAACAGGGCGAGCGCCTACATGACGATGGGACGCTACAAGGACGCGTTGGCCGATTTCGACCGCGCCCAAACGATCGATCCCGGCAACGCCGCGACCTATCTCGGACGGGGACGAGCGCGGCTCTATTCGGACGAGATCGCGGGGGCGATCGAAGACTTGCGTGTCGCTGCGAGACTGAGGCCGACGAACGCCTTTCCCGCGATCTGGATGCACATCGCCCGCATCCACCAGGGCAATCCGGACCGCGAGGAACTTGAGCGCAACGCGGCGAGGGTGGATCGCACCCAGTGGCCGGCTCAGGTCCTGGACTTTTACTTGGGCAAACTGGACATGGACCGGGTGCGCCAAGACGCCGGCGGCGGTGTGGGCGCCGAAGGCGAAAGGCGGCTCTGCGAGGCGGATTTCTTCGTCGGTGAGTTCCTGAGTCACGGCCAACAGAAGGCGGACGGCCGCCGGATGCTTCGGAAGGTTGTGGATCGGTGCCGTCCCGTGGACATCATCTTCGCCGCTGCTCAAGCCGAGCTACGCGACGACAAAGAGGCGAGGTAG
- a CDS encoding cation diffusion facilitator family transporter, whose product MSETGHRNAGPVGSTDHDHRHHDRHDHGADRHGHDHDHGGLGHVHAPASFGKAFAIGIGLNTALVAAEAVYGYLGNSTALMADAGHNLSDVLGLVVAWAASVASKRAPSGRFTYGLKGASILAALANAVFLLVATGAIGWESILRLYEPEPVAGLTVMVVAAIGIVVNGATAMLFASGRKGDINIQGAFLHMAGDAAVSAGVVASAALILWTGWLWLDPGMSLVICAVILWSTWSLLRGSVAMSLSAAPSGTDMEAVRSFLLQRPGVAKIHDLHIWPISTTETAITCHLVMPTGHPGDDFLMESARLLRTEHKIGHATLQIETDENNACALAPDDVV is encoded by the coding sequence ATGTCTGAAACGGGTCACCGTAACGCTGGTCCCGTCGGCAGCACCGACCATGATCATCGGCATCATGACCGTCACGATCATGGCGCCGACCGGCACGGACATGACCATGATCATGGCGGGCTCGGTCACGTCCACGCTCCGGCGAGCTTCGGCAAGGCCTTCGCCATCGGCATCGGGCTGAACACCGCCCTGGTCGCGGCCGAAGCCGTCTATGGCTACCTCGGAAACTCGACGGCACTGATGGCGGACGCCGGGCACAATCTGAGTGACGTACTCGGCCTGGTCGTGGCCTGGGCCGCGTCAGTCGCCTCGAAGCGGGCGCCCAGTGGTCGTTTCACCTACGGTCTGAAGGGGGCGTCGATCCTGGCTGCGCTGGCGAACGCCGTGTTTCTTCTCGTCGCGACCGGCGCCATCGGATGGGAATCCATATTGCGGCTGTACGAACCGGAGCCTGTCGCCGGCCTGACCGTGATGGTGGTCGCCGCCATCGGCATCGTCGTCAACGGCGCCACGGCCATGCTGTTCGCGAGCGGCCGCAAGGGCGACATCAACATTCAGGGGGCGTTTCTGCACATGGCAGGCGACGCCGCCGTTTCGGCCGGCGTCGTGGCGTCAGCAGCGCTCATCCTCTGGACCGGTTGGCTTTGGCTGGATCCTGGAATGAGCCTGGTCATCTGCGCCGTCATCCTGTGGAGCACATGGAGCCTTCTGCGCGGCTCGGTCGCGATGTCATTGAGCGCGGCACCGTCCGGAACCGACATGGAAGCCGTCCGGTCATTTCTGCTGCAGCGGCCGGGCGTAGCCAAGATCCACGACCTGCATATCTGGCCGATCTCCACGACGGAAACGGCGATCACGTGTCATTTGGTCATGCCTACCGGACATCCCGGCGACGATTTCCTGATGGAATCGGCCCGGCTGCTCAGGACAGAGCACAAGATCGGACACGCGACCCTGCAGATCGAGACCGACGAGAACAACGCGTGCGCGCTGGCGCCCGACGACGTGGTCTAG
- a CDS encoding cation diffusion facilitator family transporter — MHGGGSVGTAGAKHAKRLAWALAMTATYMIAEVIGGLVTGSLALLADAAHMLTDVGGLALALLAIRFAAREATPQRTFGYLRMEVLSALANAVVLLLLTVYILYEAYQRFQSPPEVLSGPMLIVAAIGLAVNLVSMWLLSSGSSESLNVKGAYFEVLSDMLGSIGVIVAALLMMWKGWVLADPIIGAGIGLFIVPRTWSLLSQVTHILMEGTPPNVDTAAIEKKLLAIPGTVAVHDLHVWTVTSGFDAMSCHLVVADMSAGREALREARNLMKAEYGIEHTTIQIEDEAMRGEETVLHV, encoded by the coding sequence ATGCACGGAGGAGGATCCGTCGGAACGGCCGGCGCTAAACACGCGAAGAGGCTCGCCTGGGCCCTCGCGATGACCGCGACCTACATGATCGCGGAGGTCATCGGAGGACTTGTGACCGGCAGCTTGGCGCTGCTCGCGGACGCCGCCCATATGCTGACCGACGTCGGCGGACTCGCGCTGGCGCTGCTCGCGATCCGCTTCGCCGCCCGCGAAGCGACCCCGCAGCGGACCTTCGGCTATCTGCGCATGGAGGTCCTGTCGGCGCTGGCTAATGCGGTCGTGCTGCTGCTGCTGACGGTCTACATCCTGTACGAAGCCTACCAGCGCTTCCAGTCGCCGCCGGAGGTCCTCAGCGGACCGATGCTCATCGTCGCCGCCATCGGCCTGGCCGTAAATCTGGTCAGCATGTGGCTGCTTTCGAGCGGGTCGTCCGAAAGCCTGAACGTCAAGGGCGCGTACTTCGAGGTGCTGAGCGACATGCTCGGATCTATCGGCGTGATCGTCGCCGCGCTGCTCATGATGTGGAAGGGCTGGGTTCTCGCGGACCCGATCATCGGCGCCGGCATCGGACTGTTCATCGTGCCCCGGACGTGGTCGCTCCTTAGTCAGGTCACGCACATCCTGATGGAGGGGACCCCGCCCAACGTCGATACCGCTGCGATCGAGAAGAAGCTTCTTGCCATCCCGGGAACCGTGGCCGTCCACGATCTGCACGTCTGGACCGTCACGTCCGGCTTCGACGCCATGAGCTGCCACCTCGTCGTGGCCGACATGTCGGCCGGGCGGGAGGCGCTGCGGGAGGCCCGGAACCTGATGAAGGCGGAATACGGAATCGAGCACACGACGATCCAGATCGAGGACGAGGCCATGAGAGGCGAGGAAACCGTACTCCATGTCTGA
- a CDS encoding PilZ domain-containing protein yields MERRGDQRRRVLKKGSIEFGSSAIDCSIRNLSDRGAMLEVESPLGIPREFTLVVPADGTRRTCRVAWVKEKRLGVEFEE; encoded by the coding sequence ATGGAACGACGTGGAGACCAGCGCCGGAGGGTTCTCAAGAAGGGATCGATCGAGTTCGGAAGCTCCGCGATCGATTGCTCCATCCGGAATCTCAGCGATCGCGGCGCGATGTTGGAGGTTGAAAGTCCGCTCGGCATCCCTCGCGAATTCACGCTTGTGGTGCCGGCGGACGGAACGCGGCGCACCTGTCGTGTCGCGTGGGTCAAGGAGAAGCGGTTGGGCGTGGAGTTCGAAGAGTGA
- a CDS encoding OpgC domain-containing protein: protein MTANGVQTSDRDLRLDLFRGLANWAIFVDHVPNNAVAWITARNYGFSDAAELFVFVSGYTVAFVYARTARAKGLLAAALGILGRAWQLYVAYILLFVFYVVTIGYVAQRYGHAHLLDEFNIRLLIRDPVEFLKHGLLLEYKPLNLDVLPLYIALMFAFPPLLWVLMRWPNVALAISAGIYVAAQAWGWNLRAYPAGHWYFNPFAWQFLFVIGAWVAVGGATTARGLIYARTTLAAACLFLLFAAIVTLAARTGHAEMIVEPVRSLFIPNNKTHLAPYRVVHFLALAIVVSRLIPKEAPFLSAPWLRPLRLCGERSLEVFCVGVFLAFVAYFAIDLVSDSLAFQIVVSVAGIGIMIAFAYFKTWTREFRATTGRRAVEPEGIRQPRLAQRER from the coding sequence ATGACCGCCAACGGGGTCCAAACCAGCGACCGCGACCTGCGCCTCGACCTGTTTCGGGGACTGGCCAACTGGGCGATCTTCGTCGACCACGTTCCGAACAATGCGGTCGCTTGGATCACGGCCCGAAACTACGGTTTCAGCGATGCTGCCGAACTGTTCGTGTTCGTGTCCGGATATACCGTGGCGTTCGTTTATGCGCGAACAGCAAGGGCGAAGGGCCTCCTTGCCGCCGCCTTGGGCATTCTCGGCAGAGCATGGCAGCTCTACGTCGCCTACATCCTGCTGTTCGTCTTCTACGTCGTCACCATCGGATACGTCGCACAACGGTACGGCCACGCCCACCTGCTCGACGAATTCAACATCCGACTTCTCATTCGAGACCCGGTCGAGTTCCTCAAGCACGGGCTCTTGCTCGAATATAAGCCGCTAAACCTCGACGTCCTGCCGCTCTACATCGCGTTGATGTTCGCGTTTCCGCCGCTGCTGTGGGTCCTCATGAGGTGGCCCAACGTCGCGTTGGCGATCTCGGCGGGTATCTACGTCGCAGCACAGGCATGGGGATGGAATCTACGGGCGTATCCTGCCGGCCACTGGTACTTCAATCCGTTCGCATGGCAGTTCCTGTTCGTCATCGGCGCGTGGGTTGCGGTCGGGGGCGCGACTACGGCGAGGGGGCTCATCTATGCGAGGACGACACTTGCCGCCGCCTGTCTCTTTCTCCTGTTCGCCGCGATCGTCACACTCGCAGCGCGGACCGGCCACGCGGAAATGATCGTCGAGCCCGTCCGGTCGCTGTTCATTCCGAACAACAAGACGCATCTGGCGCCGTACCGCGTCGTCCATTTCCTGGCGCTCGCGATCGTCGTCTCGCGACTGATTCCGAAAGAGGCGCCGTTCTTGTCGGCTCCTTGGCTTCGGCCGCTGCGGCTGTGCGGAGAGCGATCGCTCGAAGTCTTCTGCGTGGGCGTATTCCTCGCCTTCGTCGCCTACTTCGCCATCGACCTCGTCTCCGATTCGCTCGCCTTCCAGATCGTCGTCAGTGTCGCCGGCATCGGCATCATGATCGCCTTCGCCTATTTCAAGACATGGACCAGGGAGTTTCGCGCCACAACCGGCCGAAGGGCCGTCGAGCCCGAAGGGATTCGACAGCCACGACTAGCGCAAAGGGAGCGATGA